Proteins encoded in a region of the Diospyros lotus cultivar Yz01 chromosome 9, ASM1463336v1, whole genome shotgun sequence genome:
- the LOC127810193 gene encoding uncharacterized protein LOC127810193, with product MPKWDVSLSRSETRSFKLHLVVCDLEGLLMDDVSNREKYTIKVQIEWAVPRNKYLARRKVERNQTSNQHVNSNGCVQWNEGFVHECKLKIKNSESFCSHMINLVVHGLGAESDSRATELAKFRMDIAKFAAQTETSENIIKLPARCCNIGSSNVVARLKVKLNSFQLQPLHKNGTVHPLCPTHLLPSLSICAGYQNHTKNDIDNSTSESDEEAEPSYRNLAAINHQLGNLITHKFVYDKDENRGKRQQYQLAQKSPLIRYFSSKNMRISYRDIDHLGDTPLLNKACREDGGDDIDNDRRYLFSLSQASQSKAQLNTQLFRILGSDRFEIGNWQRRKFASRDKNLELETEVFLASIDQRSEKASGAGACTALAAVIAYWLHQNPEELPLRCEFDKLIREGSSEWRRLCKEEVNREKFSDQHFDLDTVLQAQVRPLKVVHEKSYIGFFELENMPNQSEFLQGAMSFDSIWEELENIESRSAEEIYIVSWNDHFFILKVEIDAIYIIDTLGERLCEGCNKAFILKFTKESKLYRVQPKVGSEKDAENQPRKTGQRMNPRSHQRKKIHEGKSACKEFIKGFLAALPLRELKTNIERGITAEAPLHRLLQIEFQYTAPCNNTANHDDHALINQRPAKQ from the exons CCCTTTCAAGATCAGAAACAAGGAGTTTCAAGCTCCATCTCGTAGTATGTGATCTTGAAGGTTTGCTGATGGATGATGTATCAAATAGGGAGAAGTATACCATCAAAGTACAGATAGAATGGGCAGTTCCGAGGAATAAGTACCTGGCAAGAAGAAAAGTCGAAAGGAATCAGACATCCAATCAGCATGTGAATTCGAATGGATGCGTCCAGTGGAATGAAGGTTTTGTACATGAGTGCAAGCTGAAGATAAAGAACTCCGAGAGTTTCTGCAGCCATATGATCAATTTAGTGGTTCAT GGATTAGGTGCGGAATCAGACAGCAGAGCAACAGAGCTGGCAAAATTTAGGATGGATATAGCCAAATTTGCTGCACAGACAGAAACTTCAGAGAACATTATCAAACTTCCAGCCAGGTGCTGCAATATTGGAAGCTCCAATGTTGTTGCTAGGCTAAAG GTGAAACTGAACTCCTTCCAGCTCCAGCCTCTACATAAAAACGGCACAGTACACCCTCTTTGCCCTACCCATCTATTGCCATCTCTGTCAATATGTGCAGGATATCAGAATCATACAAAAAATGACATCGACAACTCTACTTCAGAATCAGATGAAGAAGCTGAGCCCAGCTACAGAAACCTGGCAGCAATAAATCACCAACTTGGTAACCTCATAACTCACAAGTTTGTGTATGACAAAGATGAGAACAGGGGAAAAAGGCAGCAATATCAACTCGCACAGAAATCTCCATTAATCAGGTATTTTTCGTCTAAGAATATGAGGATTAGTTATAGAGATATTGATCATCTTGGAGACACTCCCCTCTTGAACAAAGCATGTAGAGAAGATGGTGGAGATGACATTGACAATGATCGCCGTTACCTCTTTTCGCTCTCACAAGCAAGTCAGAGTAAGGCCCAGTTGAACACACAGCTTTTCAGAATTTTGGGTAGTGATCGATTTGAGATAGGCAACTGGCAAAGGAGGAAGTTTGCAAGCAGAGACAAAAATCTGGAGCTAGAGACAGAAGTATTTCTAGCTTCAATTGATCAGCGGAGTGAGAAAGCATCAGGTGCAGGCGCGTGCACAGCTCTAGCAGCAGTTATAGCCTATTGGCTGCATCAGAACCCAGAAGAACTACCACTACGATGCGAATTCGACAAATTGATCAGGGAGGGATCTTCTGAATGGAGAAGACTATGCAAAGAAGAAGTGAATAGGGAGAAATTCTCTGACCAGCACTTTGACCTTGATACTGTCCTTCAAGCACAAGTTCGACCACTCAAGGTGGTCCACGAGAAGTCCTACATAGGCTTCTTTGAGCTTGAAAATATGCCAAATCAGTCAGAGTTCCTTCAAGGTGCAATGTCTTTTGATAGTATATGGGAGGAGCTTGAAAATATTGAATCAAGATCGGCAGAAGAGATCTACATTGTGAGTTGGAATGATCATTTCTTCATTCTGAAGGTAGAAATAGATGCAATTTACATAATTGATACACTAGGAGAAAGGCTGTGCGAAGGGTGCAACAAAGCCTTCATATTAAAGTTCACCAAAGAAAGTAAGCTTTACAGAGTGCAACCAAAAGTAGGCTCAGAAAAGGATGCAGAGAATCAGCCAAGGAAAACAGGACAAAGGATGAATCCCAGAAGtcaccaaagaaaaaaaatacatgaagGAAAGTCTGCTTGCAAGGAATTTATAAAGGGGTTTCTTGCTGCTCTCCCTCTGAGAGAACTAAAAACTAACATCGAAAGAGGAATCACTGCAGAAGCACCTCTCCATCGTCTCCTGCAAATCGAGTTCCAATACACAGCTCCATGCAACAACACAGCCAATCATGATGATCATGCACTGATCAATCAGAGGCCTGCAAAGCAGTAA